In Lewinellaceae bacterium, a single window of DNA contains:
- a CDS encoding T9SS type A sorting domain-containing protein: MHCFITPVNLIAICLCLLFLAPASLSLAQTACPPPAVSTFSATHGRPGAYRECGTKALQNSNGEYVVVGYEGDLQNPYNALYFARFDASGQTIGDKNEIFLVENGTLWSLYEGQPAHLLKETQLIEVLSNNQPNGYLVAVTAEQVGATPDVLLVRLDQEGCVVWTRRIVEGGLQIPVGLFQNAAGAFMVFVANDIGGDRFLTLFTVDDSGTLLQGNEYRAAPSIGFNAVSVKLWPGSGFSAPVYAVLGQMIIPDPASTQTHVSLLAIDGNYQVVQNRFTLYDWDFALSDSDETPVDLEPNGGSLVLAGQLQFNSSNRLFLLSTDPFAPGLPPAVDYNYIFDFNDAENEMAMDLVVDAASGNSTLAFVSNDIAIGLPKARTFQASPGGIVLWTKDYGEISRPFGYPFSMTRTQDGGLFKTGMLRGGPAIQEYPLWVDKTDAQGRLDSCQCYQNLALDTINRQVEISVIPAVDTLHPVLLNPIITDCQPFQPDSAYCSLPPLPVDTCTNLSVTATPADTSNHQCCWRLSYENNSPVAPVAVGICTSDGVVIEYDEAADIAVPFKKGGSFNDSLVMIFHEDYSPGTPTPLPAGMVNDFFTFCLANVLNPAQQVAIKWYDAGFNIICEDSLAFNCTPEPEQCLYILADTLICDSLGYKYTVMVKNPLGSGFDIGLIKLNVLGPGGISILPDSILVLPTPLAPGQSATVMFAIAVPVNLAGEEFCFMLSAHEGPLELICCAEVEQCIPFPQCDPCADVSAMIMPADTSLQDTCCYTFTMKNGYSVPDFFDGLEVIILNPGVEFSGIYNTAGLPDWWYDEIVFNKHLFWSNPLGYLPIDTVNLFDFCLEGVTTTDSVYFEVNWWQGDSILCWDTLSVFCPECAVLTQDSVVCTPDGNYEFTFNFINLNGLLLPINAVRIIGDSSKVISPAVGEYAPLGDSVLYGEESIDPVTVVLGGPPAGNPGDTCCITIVFSYLNEDSVNVECCYLEHCFVLPPCNMAHVPECLRDTAFQTDSYPYDIVVTWMVNDGGLFSFFEVERTLLPGGPSVALSPTISAVPGTNFYFTQEPVPPPGTYTYQVLGYTAAGGIVTCDLNTVILDSANRQLPALELFPNPARGQLGIRTAAPGRYTLEVASLDGRSQLRQNLEMKVGETYNLNIHALPAGILLLRLRHEDGAVLLERFVKLE; the protein is encoded by the coding sequence ATGCACTGTTTTATTACCCCTGTTAACCTCATAGCCATCTGCCTGTGCTTGTTATTCCTGGCCCCTGCCTCTCTGTCCCTTGCCCAAACGGCCTGCCCCCCGCCGGCTGTCTCCACCTTCAGCGCCACGCACGGCCGGCCGGGGGCATATCGGGAGTGTGGAACCAAAGCCCTGCAGAACAGCAACGGAGAATATGTCGTAGTGGGTTACGAGGGGGATTTGCAAAACCCCTACAACGCTCTGTATTTCGCCCGTTTCGACGCCAGCGGGCAAACCATCGGCGACAAGAACGAGATTTTCTTAGTGGAAAATGGTACGCTCTGGTCCCTTTACGAAGGCCAGCCGGCTCACCTGTTGAAAGAAACCCAGTTGATCGAAGTGCTTTCCAACAACCAGCCGAATGGCTACCTCGTAGCGGTAACCGCCGAACAAGTCGGCGCTACCCCTGATGTGCTGCTCGTCCGCCTCGACCAGGAGGGCTGTGTCGTATGGACGCGCCGCATCGTGGAGGGCGGCCTGCAGATACCGGTGGGCCTGTTTCAAAATGCGGCGGGAGCGTTTATGGTTTTTGTCGCCAACGATATCGGCGGAGACCGCTTTCTTACCCTCTTCACCGTAGACGACAGCGGCACCCTGCTGCAGGGCAACGAATACCGGGCCGCACCCTCCATCGGTTTCAACGCCGTGAGTGTGAAACTATGGCCGGGCAGCGGTTTCTCCGCACCGGTGTACGCTGTACTGGGGCAGATGATCATACCGGATCCGGCGTCAACACAGACGCATGTGTCCCTGCTGGCCATCGATGGGAATTACCAGGTGGTACAGAACCGGTTCACGCTCTATGATTGGGACTTTGCGCTTTCCGACAGCGATGAGACGCCCGTCGATCTTGAACCAAACGGCGGCAGTCTCGTCCTGGCCGGACAATTGCAGTTCAATTCATCCAACCGGCTTTTCCTGCTGAGTACTGATCCTTTTGCTCCGGGCCTGCCACCGGCGGTCGACTATAATTATATTTTTGACTTCAACGATGCCGAAAACGAAATGGCCATGGACCTGGTGGTGGACGCCGCCTCCGGTAACAGCACGCTCGCTTTCGTTTCCAATGACATTGCGATCGGTTTACCCAAGGCCAGAACCTTCCAGGCCAGCCCCGGCGGCATCGTACTCTGGACGAAAGACTACGGCGAGATCAGCCGCCCGTTCGGATACCCCTTTTCCATGACCCGAACGCAGGACGGCGGCTTGTTCAAAACGGGCATGCTGCGTGGCGGCCCCGCCATCCAGGAATATCCGCTGTGGGTGGACAAGACGGACGCGCAGGGCCGGCTCGACAGCTGCCAGTGTTACCAGAACCTGGCGCTGGATACCATCAACCGCCAGGTGGAAATCAGTGTCATTCCTGCTGTAGATACCCTGCACCCTGTCCTGCTCAATCCCATTATTACTGACTGCCAGCCGTTCCAGCCGGATTCGGCCTACTGCTCGCTTCCGCCCCTGCCGGTGGATACTTGTACGAACTTATCCGTTACGGCTACTCCCGCCGACACCAGTAACCACCAGTGCTGCTGGCGCCTCAGCTACGAGAACAACAGCCCGGTGGCACCCGTCGCCGTAGGCATCTGCACCTCCGATGGCGTCGTGATCGAATACGACGAGGCGGCGGATATCGCCGTGCCTTTCAAAAAGGGCGGCAGTTTCAACGATTCCCTCGTGATGATCTTTCACGAGGATTACAGCCCGGGTACTCCGACGCCCCTACCCGCTGGCATGGTCAATGACTTTTTTACCTTCTGCCTGGCCAACGTGCTCAACCCTGCCCAACAGGTGGCGATCAAGTGGTACGACGCGGGTTTCAACATCATCTGCGAAGACAGCCTGGCATTCAATTGCACGCCCGAACCGGAGCAGTGCCTGTACATCCTGGCCGATACGCTGATCTGCGATTCGCTGGGCTACAAGTACACCGTCATGGTGAAAAACCCGCTGGGCAGCGGCTTCGACATCGGCCTCATCAAGCTCAACGTACTCGGCCCTGGCGGTATTTCCATCCTGCCCGACTCCATCCTGGTTCTTCCTACTCCCCTGGCGCCCGGCCAAAGCGCCACAGTGATGTTTGCCATAGCGGTGCCTGTGAACCTCGCCGGGGAGGAGTTTTGCTTTATGCTCTCCGCCCACGAAGGGCCCCTGGAGCTGATCTGCTGCGCGGAGGTGGAACAGTGCATTCCCTTTCCCCAGTGCGACCCCTGCGCGGATGTCTCCGCTATGATCATGCCGGCGGACACCAGCCTGCAGGACACCTGCTGTTATACCTTTACTATGAAGAACGGCTATTCCGTTCCGGATTTCTTTGACGGCCTGGAAGTCATCATCCTCAATCCCGGCGTGGAATTTTCCGGTATCTACAATACTGCCGGGCTGCCGGATTGGTGGTACGACGAGATCGTCTTCAACAAGCACCTGTTCTGGTCTAATCCCTTAGGTTACCTGCCCATCGATACTGTAAATCTGTTCGACTTCTGCCTGGAAGGCGTCACCACGACCGATTCTGTCTACTTCGAGGTCAATTGGTGGCAGGGCGATTCCATCCTGTGCTGGGATACGCTCAGCGTCTTCTGCCCGGAGTGCGCCGTCCTTACCCAGGATTCTGTCGTTTGTACGCCGGACGGCAACTACGAATTTACCTTCAACTTCATCAACCTCAACGGGCTGCTGTTGCCCATCAACGCCGTGCGTATCATCGGCGACAGCAGCAAGGTCATCAGCCCGGCAGTAGGGGAGTACGCCCCGCTCGGCGATTCCGTCCTCTACGGAGAAGAGAGCATCGATCCGGTGACGGTAGTGCTCGGAGGGCCGCCGGCCGGCAATCCGGGCGATACTTGTTGCATCACCATCGTGTTCTCTTATCTGAATGAAGACTCGGTGAACGTGGAGTGCTGTTACCTCGAGCATTGCTTCGTCCTGCCGCCCTGCAATATGGCCCACGTGCCGGAATGCCTTAGAGACACAGCATTTCAAACGGATTCCTACCCATATGACATAGTCGTCACCTGGATGGTGAATGACGGCGGGCTTTTCTCTTTCTTCGAAGTGGAACGAACCCTATTGCCCGGCGGGCCTTCAGTCGCCCTGTCGCCTACCATATCCGCCGTTCCCGGCACCAATTTCTATTTCACCCAGGAACCAGTTCCTCCGCCCGGTACCTACACCTATCAGGTGCTCGGCTACACTGCTGCCGGGGGCATTGTCACCTGCGATCTCAATACCGTCATCCTCGACAGCGCCAACCGGCAGCTGCCGGCGCTGGAACTCTTCCCCAACCCTGCCCGGGGGCAACTGGGCATCCGCACCGCCGCCCCCGGCCGGTACACCCTGGAAGTAGCCAGCCTGGACGGCCGCAGCCAGCTGCGGCAAAACCTGGAAATGAAAGTGGGCGAAACCTACAACCTGAACATCCATGCCCTGCCGGCGGGCATCCTCCTCCTGCGCCTGCGGCACGAGGATGGGGCTGTATTGCTGGAGCGTTTTGTGAAGCTGGAATGA
- a CDS encoding histidine kinase has translation MKLTDSLHCLTLTTALALSLLIVPGAGAQQPHPFFRQYTADDGLPSDVVYNIIEDRQGYIWFSTGNGLCRFNGYEVEQFPSPQKDLNYTALFNMRLDSLGRVWSHSIYGKLYYFDQDSIFKHPYSDTVVLSNKPHFQFSLGFAVEGGGEQAIYFLDGLGIIRVESGGRQELIRPQVLPALMAMEQDGIFTTANAWPTEPAIRRARLDSLRQTGLRPPLALCRGDSITVIGGFKQASTAKLRREFMIRYADGMLVFRNGDLYYLQGDRIQWHQVYPHNPILFRQDREGRLMAGLNGRGGVLFYDNLEALQQGRFRRYLEGYSVTAMCQDSRGGYWFTTLGDGVFYTPGFGLEIYDERSGLPQESARALALKSEEEAFIGFDNGSAYFLGAASDTLAYLGTPSPGKDLFALEYDAVRGQLWAATGRLFKYETGEWIPYEERYINPWQPYSIIPKNIVFSPDGRALWINGAAGFAAIGPESGQLLIHSSAFNDQQRTYSIFQDSRQRVWAGVNNQMFELVDGQLETRHDWHEGFLYPVQDIAQLPDSTLVFAPNAMGLLLMDKRDSIRQLTTADGLASDAIRSLYADPQGRIWAGSSRGLSRLTPQGGGGFAIETIARANGLPSNVINKVAGAGNSVWLATDKGVVRLRNNTNSVAAPPPLLTKATANNERWDWRQKATFNHRQNNIGFEFLSLQYHFFGRIPYRYRLKRDAAWTHTFNRDVFLPALQPGRYRLEVQAKGQDGRWSPSAEAAFEVRPPYWATWWFRGLALVLAGSAFFAFFRIRTNQLKAETLRLQERTKLEKEMAELEQSALRAQMNPHFIFNCLSSIQHFILEGDKGPAVQYLSSFAQLIRATLHASMEAEVPLEDEVQMLKHYLELEQMRFRNKFDFAIEVDEQIDTYEAVVPPLLIQPYVENAIIHGLANTERGGSINIRFARAEGNIQVSVRPCQKSFFLKGKGINLMMEQKSIQWGTEKASAGRSPSGSTWKNT, from the coding sequence ATGAAGCTGACCGATTCGTTACATTGCCTTACCCTGACTACGGCTTTGGCCCTGTCTTTGCTCATCGTGCCTGGCGCCGGGGCTCAACAGCCTCACCCATTTTTCCGGCAATACACCGCCGACGACGGCCTGCCCAGCGATGTGGTGTACAACATCATCGAAGACAGACAGGGTTACATTTGGTTTTCCACGGGCAACGGCCTTTGCCGGTTCAACGGCTATGAAGTGGAGCAGTTCCCTTCCCCTCAGAAAGACCTCAACTACACCGCCTTGTTCAACATGCGGCTGGACAGCCTGGGGCGCGTATGGTCCCATAGTATCTACGGCAAACTCTACTATTTTGATCAGGACAGCATTTTCAAGCATCCCTACAGCGATACCGTGGTGCTCAGCAACAAGCCCCATTTCCAGTTTTCCCTGGGCTTTGCCGTGGAGGGCGGCGGTGAGCAGGCGATTTATTTCCTCGACGGGCTGGGCATCATAAGGGTTGAATCAGGCGGGCGGCAAGAGCTGATCCGCCCGCAAGTTTTGCCGGCGCTGATGGCGATGGAGCAAGACGGGATATTCACCACAGCCAATGCCTGGCCTACGGAGCCGGCCATACGCCGCGCTCGCCTGGACAGCCTCCGCCAAACCGGGCTGAGGCCGCCACTGGCGCTGTGCCGGGGAGACAGCATAACCGTCATAGGCGGTTTCAAGCAGGCGTCCACCGCCAAGCTTCGGCGGGAGTTTATGATCCGCTATGCAGATGGCATGCTGGTTTTCCGAAACGGAGACCTATATTACCTTCAAGGAGACCGCATACAGTGGCATCAGGTATACCCCCACAATCCCATACTTTTCCGGCAGGACCGGGAGGGGCGCCTGATGGCGGGGCTGAACGGCCGGGGAGGCGTCTTGTTCTACGACAACCTGGAGGCTTTGCAACAGGGGCGGTTTCGCCGCTACCTGGAGGGTTACTCCGTGACTGCCATGTGCCAGGACAGCCGGGGCGGCTACTGGTTCACCACCCTGGGCGACGGGGTGTTTTATACGCCGGGGTTCGGCCTGGAGATCTACGACGAGCGGTCGGGCCTGCCGCAGGAAAGTGCCCGGGCGCTGGCCCTGAAAAGCGAAGAAGAGGCTTTCATCGGGTTTGACAATGGATCGGCATATTTCCTGGGGGCGGCTTCCGATACGCTGGCATATCTGGGCACGCCTTCTCCTGGAAAGGATTTGTTCGCCCTGGAATACGATGCTGTCCGGGGTCAGCTTTGGGCCGCTACCGGCCGGTTATTTAAGTACGAAACCGGCGAATGGATACCTTACGAAGAAAGATATATTAATCCCTGGCAGCCCTATAGCATCATTCCCAAAAACATCGTTTTCAGCCCAGATGGACGGGCCTTGTGGATCAACGGGGCCGCCGGTTTTGCCGCCATCGGACCGGAAAGTGGGCAGCTGCTCATCCACTCTTCGGCGTTCAATGACCAACAGCGCACTTATTCTATCTTTCAAGACAGCCGGCAGCGCGTATGGGCAGGAGTCAACAACCAGATGTTCGAGCTCGTGGATGGGCAACTCGAAACCCGGCACGATTGGCACGAAGGGTTCTTGTATCCTGTTCAGGACATTGCTCAGCTCCCGGACAGCACCCTGGTGTTCGCCCCCAACGCCATGGGCTTGTTGCTGATGGACAAGCGGGACAGCATCCGGCAACTGACAACAGCTGACGGCCTGGCCTCCGACGCTATCCGGTCGCTTTACGCCGATCCGCAGGGACGTATCTGGGCTGGCAGCAGCCGGGGGCTGAGCCGGCTCACGCCTCAGGGCGGCGGCGGTTTCGCTATTGAAACCATCGCCCGGGCCAACGGGCTGCCTTCCAATGTCATCAACAAAGTGGCCGGCGCCGGAAATTCCGTGTGGCTGGCCACCGATAAAGGGGTGGTACGGCTGCGGAACAACACCAACTCGGTGGCAGCGCCACCGCCCCTCCTCACAAAGGCAACCGCCAATAATGAGCGCTGGGACTGGAGGCAGAAGGCTACCTTCAATCACCGGCAGAACAACATCGGTTTTGAATTCCTCTCCCTGCAGTACCACTTCTTTGGCAGAATTCCCTACCGGTACCGCCTGAAAAGAGATGCAGCCTGGACTCATACTTTTAACCGGGACGTGTTTTTACCCGCCCTTCAGCCCGGCCGTTACCGGCTGGAGGTACAGGCAAAAGGGCAGGACGGCCGCTGGAGCCCTTCCGCAGAAGCAGCCTTTGAAGTGCGCCCACCCTACTGGGCTACCTGGTGGTTCCGGGGGCTGGCGCTGGTGCTGGCGGGCAGTGCTTTCTTCGCCTTTTTCCGCATCCGCACCAACCAACTAAAAGCCGAAACCCTTCGCCTGCAGGAGCGGACAAAACTCGAAAAGGAGATGGCAGAACTCGAACAATCCGCCCTGCGAGCGCAGATGAACCCCCATTTCATCTTCAACTGCCTCAGTTCTATACAGCATTTCATCCTGGAGGGCGACAAAGGCCCGGCCGTGCAGTATTTGTCCAGCTTTGCCCAATTGATCCGCGCCACTCTTCATGCTTCCATGGAGGCCGAAGTGCCACTGGAAGATGAGGTGCAAATGCTGAAACACTACCTTGAACTGGAACAGATGCGCTTTCGAAATAAATTCGATTTTGCCATTGAGGTCGACGAACAGATCGATACCTACGAGGCCGTTGTCCCGCCGTTGTTGATCCAACCCTATGTGGAAAACGCCATTATCCACGGCCTGGCGAACACGGAAAGGGGCGGTAGCATAAATATCCGGTTTGCCCGGGCGGAGGGTAACATTCAGGTGTCCGTCAGGCCGTGCCAAAAGTCATTTTTTT